The genomic region CTGCTTAAATGCAATTTATGAAAGCGGAGAAACTGCCCAATTGCTCCTCGTAAGTGAATCCGGTGAAATCTTAAGGTATCCCATCAATACGGTGGCTCAGGCTTATGGAGCCATGTGCGTGGGAACCTTCCAGAAATCCGATCCCCGCAACGTAGACACTTTCGTTACCAAAACCGGGCTATCCGGGAAATACCAAGTAAAGATGGTTGCCGAAGATAAAATTTACGAAACGGGTGTGACCATTAGCGCCTAAAAAACCATTGACGAAACGACACAAGCTATTGGGCGGTCATAAAAAAACCGCCCTCAATAGCGCTGATAGTTAAAGGAGTGGAAAAGATGTCCTTGGCGAAGCTAGACGAAAATCGCTTCAACGAAGTTGTTTACGATATTGGAGAACCTTGCCTTGTAATTTTCTCTCGAAAAGCATGTCACGTATGCCAAAACGTTTTGCCAATCTTAGAAGAGTTACAACCAAACTATTCAGGAAAATTCGGTTTCTATTATGTTGATGTGGA from Desulfitobacterium chlororespirans DSM 11544 harbors:
- a CDS encoding thioredoxin family protein gives rise to the protein MALIVKGVEKMSLAKLDENRFNEVVYDIGEPCLVIFSRKACHVCQNVLPILEELQPNYSGKFGFYYVDVEANKSLYQGFSLKGVPQILFFKDGEYQGKLTGSVEEEQLAERIADITES